Within Mesoplodon densirostris isolate mMesDen1 chromosome 13, mMesDen1 primary haplotype, whole genome shotgun sequence, the genomic segment GTCCTCTTGCAGACACTCCTGGATGTGGCTGGGGGGgtctggggagggcagagggggagTGTGCAGGGGAAGTGGGTGGGACCGTGCTGCTCAGCACTTTGCCCTTGAGTGAGTCTGTGGAGGGCGGGACGGGGCTTTAGAGCAGACCCCAGAGAGTGGCCAGGAGTACAAGGGCCAGGGTTGCAGGGGCCGCGAGGCCAGCGCCGTTACACAGGTCGTACTGGCAGCAGGAAGTGGTGGACGCGTGCTTGGAGTAGCCATCATACACGGTCTCAAAGCAGCTGGGCACACATGACTTGCTCACCTTCATCCTGGTCGGGGTGTAGTCTGCAGAGGGATGGGGAGGTGGGCCAGGACGCTGAGGGGGCCAACCCCAGCATGCAGGGCCATTAGGCCAGGTTCCCCTAAGCCAGGAGCTCCCAGAAAGGAtcctg encodes:
- the LYNX1 gene encoding ly-6/neurotoxin-like protein 1; this translates as MVPLLALFLVALVGLPVAQALDCHVCAYNGENCFNPMRCPAMVTYCMTTRTYYTPTRMKVSKSCVPSCFETVYDGYSKHASTTSCCQYDLCNGAGLAAPATLALVLLATLWGLL